The following nucleotide sequence is from Flavobacterium sp. N1736.
CCGGACGAAGCCATCGAAAAAAACTTTGAAGCAGATATGCACGACGATATCTACGGAGAATTTGAAGATGATCTCGACGAAGACGATCTTGATATGTTTGAAGGCGATGACAGCTTTGAAGATTATGGGTTTGAGGAGAATTGGAATTAGTCTAAGTTGCTAAGATTCTGAGATACTAAGATTCTAAGTTTTTAAACTGAAAGATTTTTCTTATTTTTATAAATAATTTAAAAATAAGATAATGAGTCATTTTAAAAAAATCTTAGTTTGGCAGAAATCAATTTCCCTCGTTACTAAAATTTACAAAGCAACAAAAACGTTTCCGAAAGAAGAAATCTTTGGATTAACCTCACAAATACGCCGAAGTTCAGTTTCAATTCCAAGTAATATTGCAGAAGGATCAGGCAGAGGAAGCAATAAAGATTTTTTGCGATTTTTATACATTTCACTTGGTTCAATATTTGAAATGCAGACTCAACTTGAAATTGCAAAAAATATAATTTACATAAACGAAGAAGAATTTAACAATTTATATGAGGACAGTCGAGAGATTGAAAGAATGTTAGCGTCATTAATTAGAAAATTGAAAGACAATAATTAAAAACTTAGAATCTTAGAGACTTAGAATCTCAGTAACTCAAAACATGAGAATAGTCGCGAAGTAGAAAGAATGCTGGTTTCATTTATTAAGAAATTAAAAAATAGAAACTAAAAAACTTAGAACCTTAGCAACTTAGAATCTCAGTACCTAAATAAATATGATCAACTTATTCAACACACACATCGAGACGCTTGCGATACACCGCGTGGGAAACAAGAGCCGAAACGAAGCCATTTTTTTATCGGAACAGCCTTTTAACTTAAATGACGAAATTGTGCCTTTGATAAAAGAGTACTTTTTTAAGCCTTTTAGAGAGAAAGAAGAAAACTATTATCAGTTTGCGCACGAAGTCGATTTGGATTATAACGACATGTTTAAATATGCTACGGAGATTTTTAATAATCCGGCTAATTTACAGGAGATTTCGAAAAAAATCACAACGCATTTATTCGAGCAGTCCAATCATCCGCATATTAAAAACGGAGAGGTTTATGTTACTTATTTAACAAATTTGAGTATTGACAATAATGTTGTTGACGCTATCGGAATTTTTAAAAGTGAGCTGCAAGCAGACTTTTTGCAATTTGAGGAAAAAGACAGTAATCTTGAAATGATTTTACAGCAAGGAATCAACCTTAGTAAACTTGACAAAGGCTGTTTGATTTTTAATTATAAAAAAGACGAAGGATATAAAATTCTAACTGTAGACAGTAACCGTTATGATGCGCGTTATTGGTTGGAGCACTTTTTATCTGTTGATGCTTTTGAAGATGAAAACTTCATCACAAAAAAATACTTGAAATTCTGTCAAAGCTTCGCAAAAGATGTTGTTTTACCGGCAGAAGACAAAAAAGAAGAAGTGATGTTTATGAACCGTTCTGTGAATTATTTCGCTAAAAATGACCAGTTTGAAGAACAAAATTTCTTAAATGAAGTATTAGACAATCCGGACTTAATTCCTGAATTCAAAAACTATAAGGTTGATAAAGGAGAAAAATACAGCATCGAAGATGTAACCTCATTCCCAATTGCGAACGCAGCAGTTTCTGACGCCAGAAAATCGATTAAAAACGTAATTAACCTGGATACTCATATTCAGATTAAAATGGATTTTATCAACCCTGAAAGCGCGGAAAAATTTGTTGAAAAAGGCTGGGATGAAGAAAAACAAATGTATTACTATTTAGTTTATTTCAATAAAGAAGAAAAAAGCTAGTAGTTTATTCATTTTCTATTACTTACTTAAACAAAAAACGGCAATTACAAATGTAATTGCCGTTTTTTAATTTCAGCTGTTTCCTTTATAAAATAGAAAACATCGCTTTTATAATATCATCGTAAACTTGTTTGTCTCTTTCACCGGTTCTCGCCAAAACACGAATTCCTGAATAATTATTAAAAATAAATCGGGCTAATACTCGTGCATCGGCAGTTTTTGAAATATGTCCTGCGTCTTGTCCTTTTTGAACCGCTTTTGTAAAAACATCTTGCATAACCTGAGTGTTGTTTTTTACAATCTTTGCAATCTCTTCATCATGCATTGCAAGTTCTACAGAAGAATTCACCATAAAACAGCCTTTCGTAATCCTGTCTTCCAAACTTTCTATAACGGCTTGTTTAAAAAGATCATGCAGTGTTTCTTTTATGTTTTCAGATTCGTCTAAGAGTTTGATTACCTGATTTTCCGATTGTTTTTGATAGCGCTGCAAAGATT
It contains:
- a CDS encoding TetR/AcrR family transcriptional regulator translates to MARTKEFNEDQALDKAIEIFWHKGYNGTSAQDLVTHLGLSRSSLYDTFGDKQKLFSQSLQRYQKQSENQVIKLLDESENIKETLHDLFKQAVIESLEDRITKGCFMVNSSVELAMHDEEIAKIVKNNTQVMQDVFTKAVQKGQDAGHISKTADARVLARFIFNNYSGIRVLARTGERDKQVYDDIIKAMFSIL
- a CDS encoding four helix bundle protein → MSHFKKILVWQKSISLVTKIYKATKTFPKEEIFGLTSQIRRSSVSIPSNIAEGSGRGSNKDFLRFLYISLGSIFEMQTQLEIAKNIIYINEEEFNNLYEDSREIERMLASLIRKLKDNN
- a CDS encoding nucleoid-associated protein, with protein sequence MINLFNTHIETLAIHRVGNKSRNEAIFLSEQPFNLNDEIVPLIKEYFFKPFREKEENYYQFAHEVDLDYNDMFKYATEIFNNPANLQEISKKITTHLFEQSNHPHIKNGEVYVTYLTNLSIDNNVVDAIGIFKSELQADFLQFEEKDSNLEMILQQGINLSKLDKGCLIFNYKKDEGYKILTVDSNRYDARYWLEHFLSVDAFEDENFITKKYLKFCQSFAKDVVLPAEDKKEEVMFMNRSVNYFAKNDQFEEQNFLNEVLDNPDLIPEFKNYKVDKGEKYSIEDVTSFPIANAAVSDARKSIKNVINLDTHIQIKMDFINPESAEKFVEKGWDEEKQMYYYLVYFNKEEKS